From the genome of Drosophila melanogaster chromosome 2L, one region includes:
- the fred gene encoding friend of echinoid, isoform G yields the protein MSTIKLLIIGQLWLSIGLISGDDSLDTREGVDLVLKCRFTEHYDSTDFTFYWARWTCCPTLFENVAIGDVQLNSNYRLDFRPSRGIYDLQIKNTSYNRDNGRFECRIKAKGTGADVHQEFYNLTVLTAPHPPMVTPGNLAVATEEKPLELTCSSIGGSPDPMITWYREGSTVPLQSYALKGGSKNHYTNATLQIVPRRADDGAKYKCVVWNRAMPEGHMLETSVTLNVNYYPRVEVGPQNPLKVERDHVAKLDCRVDAKPMVSNVRWSRNGQYVSATPTHTIYRVNRHHAGKYTCSADNGLGKTGEKDIVLDVLYPPIVFIESKTHEAEEGETVLIRCNVTANPSPINVEWLKEGAPDFRYTGELLTLGSVRAEHAGNYICRSVNIMQPFSSKRVEGVGNSTVALLVRHRPGQAYITPNKPVVHVGNGVTLTCSANPPGWPVPQYRWFRDMDGDIGNTQKILAQGPQYSIPKAHLGSEGKYHCHAVNELGIGKIATIILEVHQPPQFLAKLQQHMTRRVGDVDYAVTCSAKGKPTPQIRWIKDGTEILPTRKMFDIRTTPTDAGGGVVAVQSILRFRGKARPNGNQLLPNDRGLYTCLYENDVNSANSSMHLRIEHEPIVIHQYNKVAYDLRESAEVVCRVQAYPKPEFQWQYGNNPSPLTMSSDGHYEISTRMENNDVYTSILRIAHLQHSDYGEYICRAVNPLDSIRAPIRLQPKGSPEKPTNLKILEVGHNYAVLNWTPGFNGGFMSTKYLVSYRRVATPREQTLSDCSGNGYIPSYQISSSSSNSNHEWIEFNCFKENPCKLAPLDQHQSYMFKVYALNSKGTSGYSNEILATTKVSKIPPPLHVSYDPNSHVLGINVAATCLSLIAVVESLVTRDATVPMWEIVETLTLLPSGSETTFKEAIINHVSRPAHYTTATTSGRSLGVGGGSHLGEDRTMALAETAGPGPVVRVKLCLRSNHEHCGAYANAEIGKSYMPHKSSMTTSALVAIIIASLSFVVFLGLLYAFCHCRRKHAAKKESSSVGGGVGGGNANATANPGSTGAKEYDLDLDASRRPSLSQDPQQSQQQPPPPPPYYPTGTLDSKDIGNGNGGMELTLTALHDPDEQLNMQQQQHHSNHGQYQQPKAILGIYGGVAGSGGNNSGGQHPHSNGYGYHVTSAIGVDSDSYQVLPSVANSAAGSHGHGSGHGHGLGAGE from the exons CTTGGACTTCCGACCCAGTCGCGGAATTTACGATTTGCAAATCAAAAACACATCTTATAATCGAGATAATGGACGCTTTGAGTGCCGCATCAAGGCGAAGGGAACGGGCGCGGATGTCCATCAGGAGTTCTACAATCTGACCGTGCTGACGGCTCCACATCCGCCGATGGTCACTCCCGGCAATTTAGCAGTGGCCACCGAAGAGAAGCCATTGGAGTTGACCTGCAGCAGTATTGGTGGCTCACCAGATCCAATGATAAC CTGGTACCGAGAGGGCAGCACAGTGCCACTGCAGTCGTATGCTCTGAAGGGCGGATCGAAGAACCACTATACAAACGCCACACTCCAAATTGTTCCCCGACGGGCCGACGATGGCGCCAAGTACAAATGCGTCGTCTGGAATCGTGCCATGCCCGAGGGTCATATGCTGGAGACCAGCGTCACGCTGAATGTCAACT ACTATCCCCGAGTGGAGGTCGGACCCCAGAATCCTTTAAAAGTAGAACGGGATCATGTGGCGAAACTGGACTGCAGAGTGGATGCCAAACCGATGGTTAGCAATGTGCGATGGTCCCGAAATGGTCAATATGtgagtgccacgcccacccacaCCATATATAGAGTAAATCGCCATCATGCCGGGAAGTACACCTGCAGTGCGGACAACGGCTTGGGCAAAACTGGCGAAAAAGATATAGTCTTGGATGTTCTATATCCGCCGATTGTGTTTATCGAATCGAAAACGCACGAAGCGGAGGAAGGTGAAACGGTTTTGATTCGTTGCAATGTCACCGCAAATCCATCGCCCATCAATGTCGAATGGCTAAAAGAAGGAGCTCCGGACTTCCGATACACTGGCGAGCTCTTAACCCTCGGTTCAGTGAGGGCTGAGCACGCCGGAAACTATATCTGCAGATCGGTGAACATTATGCAACCGTTCAGTTCGAAACGTGTAGAGGGTGTGGGCAATTCCACGGTGGCTCTATTGGTTCGACATCGGCCGGGCCAGGCTTATATAACTCCGAATAAGCCAGTCGTTCATGTGGGCAATGGTGTGACTCTAACCTGTTCAGCGAATCCGCCCGGATGGCCTGTACCCCAATACCGATGGTTCCGAGATATGGATGGTGACATTGGAAATACACAGAAAATTTTAGCGCAAGGTCCACAGTACTCTATACCGAAAGCTCACTTGGGAAGCGAGGGCAAGTACCACTGTCATGCGGTCAACGAGTTGGGAATTGGTAAAATAGCCACCATAATCTTAGAGGTACATCAGCCACCCCAGTTTCTGGCCAAACTACAGCAACATATGACACGTCGGGTGGGCGATGTAGACTATGCGGTCACCTGCAGTGCCAAGGGAAAGCCTACACCGCAAATTCGATGGATCAAAGATGGTACCGAGATTCTGCCCACTCGCAAGATGTTTGATATAAGAACTACACCCACGGATGCCGGTGGCGGAGTGGTGGCGGTGCAAAGTATACTGAGATTCAGGGGTAAGGCTAGACCGAATGGAAACCAACTACTTCCGAACGATAGAGGTCTGTATACTTGCCTTTACGAAAACGACGTAAATTCGGCCAATTCTTCAATGCATCTGAGGATCGAGCACGAACCGATAGTCATTCATCAGTACAACAAAGTGGCCTACGATCTTCGAGAATCCGCTGAGGTTGTCTGCAGGGTTCAGGCCTATCCGAAACCGGAGTTTCAATGGCAATACGGCAACAATCCTTCGCCATTGACCATGTCTTCGGATGGTCATTATGAAATTAGTACGAGAATGGAGAATAATGATGTGTACACCTCCATTTTGAGGATAGCACACTTGCAGCACTCTGATTACGGAGAATATATTTGCAGAGCTGTAAATCCTTTGGACAGCATAAGAGCACCAATAAGACTGCAACCCAAAGGATCGCCAGAGAAACCCACCAATTTAAAGATCCTCGAAGTTGGTCACAACTATGCCGTCCTAAACTGGACACCGGGATTTAATGGCGGCTTTATGAGCACCAAATATCTGGTGAGCTACAGGAGAGTGGCAACACCCAGGGAACAAACCCTATCCGATTGTTCAGGAAATGGCTATATACCCAGCTATCAGATCAGCAGTTCGTCCAGTAATTCCAACCACGAATGGATCGAATTCAATTGCTTTAAGGAGAACCCCTGTAAACTCGCACCATTGGATCAACATCAGAGTTATATGTTTAAGGTTTATGCCCTGAATTCGAAGGGCACCTCGGGATATTCGAATGAGATATTGGCCACCACCAAAGTCAGTAAAATTCCACCGCCTTTGCATGTTAGCTACGATCCCAATTCACATGTTCTGGGCATCAACGTGGCCGCCACCTGTCTGTCCCTCATTGCGGTGGTGGAATCACTGGTAACCAGGGATGCCACGGTGCCCATGTGGGAGATTGTGGAAACCCTGACTTTGCTCCCGTCGGGCAGCGAAACGACCTTCAAGGAGGCCATCATCAATCATGTGTCGCGTCCAGCCCACTacaccaccgccaccacgTCCGGAAGGAGCCttggagtgggtggtggctcCCACCTGGGCGAGGATCGCACCATGGCGTTGGCCGAGACCGCGGGACCCGGTCCAGTGGTGCGGGTCAAACTCTGTCTGAGATCTAACCACGAGCACTGTGGTGCATATGCCAATGCAGAAA TTGGCAAGTCCTACATGCCGCACAAATCCTCCATGACGACATCTGCATTAGTGGCCATCATCATCGCTTCGCTTTCTTTCGTCGTCTTTCTTGGTCTTCTCTACGCTTTTTGCCACTGCCGTAGGAAACATGCCGCCAAAAAGGAGAGTAGCTCAGTAGGAGGAGGAGTTGGAGGAGGCAACGCTAACGCCACGGCTAATCCAGGATCTACCGGTGCCAAAGAGTACGACCTCGACTTGGACGCCAGCCGAAGACCGTCGCTAAGTCAGGATCCACAGCAATCGCAACAGcagccaccgccaccaccaccctaCTATCCCACGGGAACTCTGGACTCCAAGGACATTGGCAATGGGAACGGCGGCATGGAGCTCACCCTCACCGCCCTACACGATCCTGATGAGCAGCTGAatatgcaacagcagcagcaccacagCAACCACGGCCAGTATCAACAGCCCAAAGCCATACTGGGTATCTACGGCGGAGTGGCTGGCTCTGGGGGCAACAATTCCGGCGGACAGCATCCACATTCGAACGGCTACGGCTATCATGTGACAAGTGCCATCGGCGTGGACAGCGACAGCTATCAAGTGCTGCCCTCCGTTGCCAACTCAGCAGCCGGATCCCACGGACATGGCAGTGGACACGGACACGGACTAGGAGCCGGAGAGT GA